The Glycine soja cultivar W05 chromosome 8, ASM419377v2, whole genome shotgun sequence genome has a window encoding:
- the LOC114420858 gene encoding putative germin-like protein 2-1 — MVTRAHFFCLMALTFTLALAADHSPLQDFCVADPKSQVLVNGLACKDPTLVKANDFFFRGLHLEGNTSNPVGSKVAPVTVSQLPGLNTLGISLARIDFAPWGTNPPHTHPRATEILTVIEGTLEVGFVTSNPGNRHVTKVLQKGDVFVFPVGLVHYQRNVGYGNAVAIAALSSQNPGVITIANAVFGATPDIASDVLAKAFQVDKDVVADLKSKF, encoded by the exons ATGGTCACTCGTGCACACTTCTTTTGCCTCATGGCTCTCACCTTCACTCTAGCCTTGGCAGCTGATCACAGTCCACTTCAGGATTTCTGTGTGGCAGACCCCAAAAGTCAAG TGCTAGTAAATGGATTGGCTTGCAAGGACCCTACACTAGTAAAGGCCAATGACTTCttcttcagaggacttcacctAGAAGGAAACACATCAAACCCAGTAGGATCCAAGGTGGCTCCAGTTACAGTTTCACAGCTACCAGGACTAAACACTTTAGGAATTTCACTTGCCCGCATTGACTTTGCACCGTGGGGCACAAACCCTCCTCACACTCACCCTCGTGCCACCGAAATCCTCACCGTGATCGAAGGCACTCTTGAAGTTGGTTTCGTGACATCAAACCCCGGAAACCGCCATGTCACCAAAGTGCTGCAAAAGGGTGATGTGTTTGTCTTCCCTGTGGGACTTGTGCACTACCAGAGAAATGTGGGTTATGGCAATGCTGTTGCCATTGCAGCTCTCAGCAGCCAAAACCcgggggttatcactattgcTAATGCTGTGTTCGGGGCCACGCCAGACATTGCTAGTGATGTTCTTGCCAAGGCTTTTCAAGTGGACAAAGATGTTGTTGCTGATTTAAAGTCCAAGTTCTAG
- the LOC114421456 gene encoding probable protein phosphatase 2C 39 isoform X4 codes for MLPFLSQSFNTLCLSSASELNQDKAMHETNMMKANSNLHKRKSSLISGGHPSAFKRISRRGSYEDSLEVERKLEDNFTTEDNYNENEDKNDVGDNTDAEKARDDDDVVDDHQEEAEYLPEGDGPTATEEQHHKGLVTKDANEKNKPSTRHFIHGYHLIQGQMNHGMEDHIFAQHRNLDGYDLGLYAIFDGHSGHEVAKYLQSHLFENILSEPEFWENPVHAVKKACKATDDEILENIADSRGGSTAVAAILINGVKLLVANIGDSRAISCKNGRAKPLTVDHEPEKEKDLIESRGGFVSKKPGNVPRVDGQLEMTRAFGDGKLKEHITAEPDVTIRKIDEDTEFIILASDGLWKVMTNQEACDCIRDEDDAQKASKKLVKEAKSQGSYDDISCIVIIF; via the exons ATGCTTCCATTTCTTTCTCAAAGTTTCAACACTCTTTGTTTGTCCTCAGCTTCTGAACTCAACCAAGACAAAGCCATGCATGAAACAAATATGATGAAG GCCAATTCTAACTTGCATAAAAGAAAGTCTAGCTTGATTAGTGGTGGACATCCTTCTGCATTCAAG AGGATATCAAGAAGGGGAAGCTATGAGGATTCTCTTGAAGTTGAAAGAAAG CTAGAGGATAATTTTACTACAGAAGACAATTATAATGAGAATGAGGATAAGAATGATGTTGGTGACAACACGGATGCAGAAAAAGCaagagatgatgatgatgtagtGGATGACCATCAAGAGGAAGCAGAGTACTTACCAGAGGGTGATGGTCCAACTGCTACAGAG GAGCAACACCACAAAGGTTTGGTCACAAAAGATGCAAATGAAAAGAATAAGCCTTCTACACGACATTTCATCCATGGATATCACTTGATCCAAGGACAGATGAATCATGGAATGGAAGACCATATTTTTGCTCAACACAGGAATCTCGACGGTTATGACTTAGGGTTGTATGCAATATTTGATGGTCACTCCGGTCATGAAGTTGCAAAATACTTGCAAAGTCATCTGTTCGAAAATATACTGAGTGAG CCTGAATTCTGGGAAAATCCAGTGCATGCTGTTAAGAAAGCATGTAAAGCCACGGATGATGAGATTTTAGAAAACATAGCTGATTCACGTGGAGGATCAACAGCTGTTGCAGCAATACTAATTAATGGAGTAAAGCTACTGGTAGCCAACATTGGTGATTCTCGAGCAATATCGTGCAAAAATGGTCGAGCAAAACCACTTACTGTGGATCATGAACCAGAGAAGGAAAAAGATCTTATTGAGAGTAGAGGAGGTTTTGTGTCTAAGAAGCCAG GGAATGTTCCCAGAGTGGATGGCCAATTAGAAATGACACGAGCATTTGGAGATGGAAAACTGAAGGAGCACATTACGGCAGAACCAGATGTGACGATTCGGAAGATTGATGAAGACACTGAATTCATCATTTTGGCAAGTGATGGCCTATGGAAG GTGATGACAAATCAGGAGGCTTGTGACTGTATCAGGGATGAGGATGATGCGCAAAAAGCATCCAAGAAGTTAGTCAAAGAAGCTAAATCTCAGGGAAGCTATGATGATATTTCATGCATAGTTATTATATTCTAG
- the LOC114421453 gene encoding N-acetylglucosaminyl-phosphatidylinositol de-N-acetylase-like isoform X1 encodes MAFILIIASLVLFLWIVSLCKVLLLPRIPFAKHFTNNNGRAFRKRNVLLVIAHPDDESMFFTPTINFLTSKGHNVQILCLSIGDADGKGNIRKQELFQACVALKVPMQQVKIVNHPDLQDGFGKVWNHSLLAKIIEEEITSRCIDMIITFDSYGVSGHCNHRDVHYGVCKLLHDILQRDIEVWELVSTNILRKYSGPVDIWLSIFLTMLHTNGTMQCLVNEHSRRSGIAMAQHSSQWVWFRKLFVTLSSYTYMNTLRKVK; translated from the exons ATGGCCTTCATTCTCATAATTGCTTCTCTTGTTCTATTTCTGTGGATCGTTTCTCTTTGCAAAGTTCTCCTTCTCCCCCGCATCCCTTTCGCCAAACATTTTACGAATAACAATG GCAGAGCATTTCGGAAGAGAAATGTCTTGTTGGTTATTGCTCATCCCGATGACGAATCCAT GTTCTTTACTCCAACTATAAATTTTCTGACTTCAAAGGGGCATAATGTTCAAATACTTTGCTTATCTATAG GTGATGCAGATGGCAAAGGAAATATCAGAAAACAAGAGCTTTTTCAGGCTTGTGTAGCCCTCAAG GTTCCGATGCAACAAGTGAAGATTGTCAACCATCCTGATCTGCAG GATGGTTTTGGTAAAGTTTGGAACCATAGCTTATTGGCAAAGATTATTGAGGAAGAAATAACCAGTCGTTGCATTGATATG ATTATTACCTTTGACAGCTATGGTGTCTCAGGTCATTGTAATCATCGTGATGTGCATTATGGAGTATG CAAGCTACTGCATGATATTTTACAAAGGGATATTGAAGTTTGGGAGCTT GTTAGCACCAATATTTTGCGCAAATATAGTGGTCCTGTTGATATCTGGTTGTCCATATTTTTGACCATGCTGCACACAAATGGAACAATGCAGTGCTTGGTAAATGAACATTCCCGTAGGAGCGGTATTGCAATGGCCCAACATTCAAGCCAGTGGGTGTG gttccgcaaGCTTTTTGTAACCTTGTCCAGTTATACCTATATGAACACTCTTAGAAAGGTAAAGTAA
- the LOC114421456 gene encoding probable protein phosphatase 2C 39 isoform X2: MLPFLSQSFNTLCLSSASELNQDKAMHETNMMKANSNLHKRKSSLISGGHPSAFKRISRRGSYEDSLEVERKQLEDNFTTEDNYNENEDKNDVGDNTDAEKARDDDDVVDDHQEEAEYLPEGDGPTATEEQHHKGLVTKDANEKNKPSTRHFIHGYHLIQGQMNHGMEDHIFAQHRNLDGYDLGLYAIFDGHSGHEVAKYLQSHLFENILSEPEFWENPVHAVKKACKATDDEILENIADSRGGSTAVAAILINGVKLLVANIGDSRAISCKNGRAKPLTVDHEPEKEKDLIESRGGFVSKKPGNVPRVDGQLEMTRAFGDGKLKEHITAEPDVTIRKIDEDTEFIILASDGLWKVMTNQEACDCIRDEDDAQKASKKLVKEAKSQGSYDDISCIVIIF; this comes from the exons ATGCTTCCATTTCTTTCTCAAAGTTTCAACACTCTTTGTTTGTCCTCAGCTTCTGAACTCAACCAAGACAAAGCCATGCATGAAACAAATATGATGAAG GCCAATTCTAACTTGCATAAAAGAAAGTCTAGCTTGATTAGTGGTGGACATCCTTCTGCATTCAAG AGGATATCAAGAAGGGGAAGCTATGAGGATTCTCTTGAAGTTGAAAGAAAG CAGCTAGAGGATAATTTTACTACAGAAGACAATTATAATGAGAATGAGGATAAGAATGATGTTGGTGACAACACGGATGCAGAAAAAGCaagagatgatgatgatgtagtGGATGACCATCAAGAGGAAGCAGAGTACTTACCAGAGGGTGATGGTCCAACTGCTACAGAG GAGCAACACCACAAAGGTTTGGTCACAAAAGATGCAAATGAAAAGAATAAGCCTTCTACACGACATTTCATCCATGGATATCACTTGATCCAAGGACAGATGAATCATGGAATGGAAGACCATATTTTTGCTCAACACAGGAATCTCGACGGTTATGACTTAGGGTTGTATGCAATATTTGATGGTCACTCCGGTCATGAAGTTGCAAAATACTTGCAAAGTCATCTGTTCGAAAATATACTGAGTGAG CCTGAATTCTGGGAAAATCCAGTGCATGCTGTTAAGAAAGCATGTAAAGCCACGGATGATGAGATTTTAGAAAACATAGCTGATTCACGTGGAGGATCAACAGCTGTTGCAGCAATACTAATTAATGGAGTAAAGCTACTGGTAGCCAACATTGGTGATTCTCGAGCAATATCGTGCAAAAATGGTCGAGCAAAACCACTTACTGTGGATCATGAACCAGAGAAGGAAAAAGATCTTATTGAGAGTAGAGGAGGTTTTGTGTCTAAGAAGCCAG GGAATGTTCCCAGAGTGGATGGCCAATTAGAAATGACACGAGCATTTGGAGATGGAAAACTGAAGGAGCACATTACGGCAGAACCAGATGTGACGATTCGGAAGATTGATGAAGACACTGAATTCATCATTTTGGCAAGTGATGGCCTATGGAAG GTGATGACAAATCAGGAGGCTTGTGACTGTATCAGGGATGAGGATGATGCGCAAAAAGCATCCAAGAAGTTAGTCAAAGAAGCTAAATCTCAGGGAAGCTATGATGATATTTCATGCATAGTTATTATATTCTAG
- the LOC114421456 gene encoding probable protein phosphatase 2C 39 isoform X3, producing the protein MLPFLSQSFNTLCLSSASELNQDKAMHETNMMKANSNLHKRKSSLISGGHPSAFKKRISRRGSYEDSLEVERKLEDNFTTEDNYNENEDKNDVGDNTDAEKARDDDDVVDDHQEEAEYLPEGDGPTATEEQHHKGLVTKDANEKNKPSTRHFIHGYHLIQGQMNHGMEDHIFAQHRNLDGYDLGLYAIFDGHSGHEVAKYLQSHLFENILSEPEFWENPVHAVKKACKATDDEILENIADSRGGSTAVAAILINGVKLLVANIGDSRAISCKNGRAKPLTVDHEPEKEKDLIESRGGFVSKKPGNVPRVDGQLEMTRAFGDGKLKEHITAEPDVTIRKIDEDTEFIILASDGLWKVMTNQEACDCIRDEDDAQKASKKLVKEAKSQGSYDDISCIVIIF; encoded by the exons ATGCTTCCATTTCTTTCTCAAAGTTTCAACACTCTTTGTTTGTCCTCAGCTTCTGAACTCAACCAAGACAAAGCCATGCATGAAACAAATATGATGAAG GCCAATTCTAACTTGCATAAAAGAAAGTCTAGCTTGATTAGTGGTGGACATCCTTCTGCATTCAAG AAGAGGATATCAAGAAGGGGAAGCTATGAGGATTCTCTTGAAGTTGAAAGAAAG CTAGAGGATAATTTTACTACAGAAGACAATTATAATGAGAATGAGGATAAGAATGATGTTGGTGACAACACGGATGCAGAAAAAGCaagagatgatgatgatgtagtGGATGACCATCAAGAGGAAGCAGAGTACTTACCAGAGGGTGATGGTCCAACTGCTACAGAG GAGCAACACCACAAAGGTTTGGTCACAAAAGATGCAAATGAAAAGAATAAGCCTTCTACACGACATTTCATCCATGGATATCACTTGATCCAAGGACAGATGAATCATGGAATGGAAGACCATATTTTTGCTCAACACAGGAATCTCGACGGTTATGACTTAGGGTTGTATGCAATATTTGATGGTCACTCCGGTCATGAAGTTGCAAAATACTTGCAAAGTCATCTGTTCGAAAATATACTGAGTGAG CCTGAATTCTGGGAAAATCCAGTGCATGCTGTTAAGAAAGCATGTAAAGCCACGGATGATGAGATTTTAGAAAACATAGCTGATTCACGTGGAGGATCAACAGCTGTTGCAGCAATACTAATTAATGGAGTAAAGCTACTGGTAGCCAACATTGGTGATTCTCGAGCAATATCGTGCAAAAATGGTCGAGCAAAACCACTTACTGTGGATCATGAACCAGAGAAGGAAAAAGATCTTATTGAGAGTAGAGGAGGTTTTGTGTCTAAGAAGCCAG GGAATGTTCCCAGAGTGGATGGCCAATTAGAAATGACACGAGCATTTGGAGATGGAAAACTGAAGGAGCACATTACGGCAGAACCAGATGTGACGATTCGGAAGATTGATGAAGACACTGAATTCATCATTTTGGCAAGTGATGGCCTATGGAAG GTGATGACAAATCAGGAGGCTTGTGACTGTATCAGGGATGAGGATGATGCGCAAAAAGCATCCAAGAAGTTAGTCAAAGAAGCTAAATCTCAGGGAAGCTATGATGATATTTCATGCATAGTTATTATATTCTAG
- the LOC114421451 gene encoding tubulin beta chain-like: MREILHIQGGQCGNQIGAKFWEVICDEHGIDHTGKYSGDSELQLERINVYYNEASGGRYVPRAVLMDLEPGTMDSVRSGPFGQIFRPDNFVFGQSGAGNNWAKGHYTEGAELIDSVLDVVRKEAENCDCMQGFQVCHSLGGGTGSGMGTLLISKIREEYPDRMMLTFSVFPSPKVSDTVVEPYNATLSVHQLVENADECMVLDNEALYDICFRTLKLATPTFGDLNHLISATMSGVTCCLRFPGQLNSDLRKLAVNLIPFPRLHFFMVGFAPLTSRGSQQYRNLTVPELTQQMWDSKNMMCAADPRHGRYLTASAMFRGKMSTKEVDEQMINVQNKNSSYFVEWIPNNVKSSVCDIPPKGLKMSSTFIGNSTSIQEMFRRVSEQFTAMFRRKAFLHWYTGEGMDEMEFTEAESNMNDLVAEYQQYQDATVDEEEYEDEEEEEA, from the exons atgagagaaatccTCCACATTCAGGGCGGCCAGTGCGGCAACCAGATCGGAGCCAAGTTCTGGGAAGTGATCTGCGATGAGCACGGCATCGACCACACCGGAAAGTACAGCGGCGACTCCGAACTCCAATTGGAACGCATCAATGTCTACTACAACGAGGCCAGCGGTGGAAGGTACGTTCCACGCGCCGTCCTCATGGATCTGGAGCCCGGCACGATGGACTCGGTCAGATCCGGGCCGTTCGGGCAGATTTTCCGCCCCGATAACTTCGTCTTCGGGCAGTCCGGCGCCGGCAACAACTGGGCCAAGGGTCACTACACGGAGGGCGCCGAGCTCATCGACTCCGTCTTGGATGTTGTGAGGAAGGAGGCCGAGAATTGCGATTGCATGCAAG GGTTTCAGGTGTGCCACTCTTTGGGGGGTGGAACTGGCTCGGGCATGGGAACACTTCTCATCTCGAAGATAAGGGAAGAGTACCCTGATCGTATGATGTTGACTTTTTCCGTTTTTCCTTCCCCTAAGGTGTCGGACACAGTTGTGGAGCCGTACAATGCCACCCTTTCTGTGCACCAGCTCGTTGAAAATGCCGATGAATGCATGGTCTTGGACAATGAGGCTCTCTATGATATCTGTTTTCGTACCTTGAAGCTCGCTACACCAACTT TTGGGGACCTTAACCACCTCATTTCTGCTACCATGAGCGGAGTTACTTGTTGTCTACGTTTCCCTGGGCAGCTGAACTCTGATCTTAGGAAGCTTGCCGTGAATCTGATCCCATTCCCTCGTCTCCATTTCTTCATGGTTGGATTTGCACCCTTGACATCAAGAGGATCCCAGCAGTACCGCAACTTGACTGTGCCAGAACTGACTCAGCAGATGTGGGATTCTAAGAACATGATGTGTGCTGCAGATCCACGCCACGGTCGTTATTTGACCGCATCCGCAATGTTCCGTGGTAAGATGAGCACCAAGGAGGTGGATGAGCAGATGATCAATGTACAGAACAAGAACTCTTCCTACTTTGTCGAGTGGATTCCCAACAATGTCAAGTCTAGCGTGTGTGATATCCCACCAAAGGGCCTTAAGATGTCATCCACTTTCATTGGGAATTCAACATCAATCCAGGAGATGTTCCGGAGAGTTAGCGAGCAGTTCACGGCGATGTTCAGGCGCAAGGCTTTCTTGCATTGGTACACCGGTGAGGGAATGGACGAAATGGAGTTCACCGAGGCCGAGAGTAACATGAATGATCTGGTGGCAGAGTACCAGCAATACCAGGATGCTACTGTTGACGAGGAAGAGTATGAGgatgaagaggaggaggaggcttAA
- the LOC114421456 gene encoding probable protein phosphatase 2C 39 isoform X1: MLPFLSQSFNTLCLSSASELNQDKAMHETNMMKANSNLHKRKSSLISGGHPSAFKKRISRRGSYEDSLEVERKQLEDNFTTEDNYNENEDKNDVGDNTDAEKARDDDDVVDDHQEEAEYLPEGDGPTATEEQHHKGLVTKDANEKNKPSTRHFIHGYHLIQGQMNHGMEDHIFAQHRNLDGYDLGLYAIFDGHSGHEVAKYLQSHLFENILSEPEFWENPVHAVKKACKATDDEILENIADSRGGSTAVAAILINGVKLLVANIGDSRAISCKNGRAKPLTVDHEPEKEKDLIESRGGFVSKKPGNVPRVDGQLEMTRAFGDGKLKEHITAEPDVTIRKIDEDTEFIILASDGLWKVMTNQEACDCIRDEDDAQKASKKLVKEAKSQGSYDDISCIVIIF; this comes from the exons ATGCTTCCATTTCTTTCTCAAAGTTTCAACACTCTTTGTTTGTCCTCAGCTTCTGAACTCAACCAAGACAAAGCCATGCATGAAACAAATATGATGAAG GCCAATTCTAACTTGCATAAAAGAAAGTCTAGCTTGATTAGTGGTGGACATCCTTCTGCATTCAAG AAGAGGATATCAAGAAGGGGAAGCTATGAGGATTCTCTTGAAGTTGAAAGAAAG CAGCTAGAGGATAATTTTACTACAGAAGACAATTATAATGAGAATGAGGATAAGAATGATGTTGGTGACAACACGGATGCAGAAAAAGCaagagatgatgatgatgtagtGGATGACCATCAAGAGGAAGCAGAGTACTTACCAGAGGGTGATGGTCCAACTGCTACAGAG GAGCAACACCACAAAGGTTTGGTCACAAAAGATGCAAATGAAAAGAATAAGCCTTCTACACGACATTTCATCCATGGATATCACTTGATCCAAGGACAGATGAATCATGGAATGGAAGACCATATTTTTGCTCAACACAGGAATCTCGACGGTTATGACTTAGGGTTGTATGCAATATTTGATGGTCACTCCGGTCATGAAGTTGCAAAATACTTGCAAAGTCATCTGTTCGAAAATATACTGAGTGAG CCTGAATTCTGGGAAAATCCAGTGCATGCTGTTAAGAAAGCATGTAAAGCCACGGATGATGAGATTTTAGAAAACATAGCTGATTCACGTGGAGGATCAACAGCTGTTGCAGCAATACTAATTAATGGAGTAAAGCTACTGGTAGCCAACATTGGTGATTCTCGAGCAATATCGTGCAAAAATGGTCGAGCAAAACCACTTACTGTGGATCATGAACCAGAGAAGGAAAAAGATCTTATTGAGAGTAGAGGAGGTTTTGTGTCTAAGAAGCCAG GGAATGTTCCCAGAGTGGATGGCCAATTAGAAATGACACGAGCATTTGGAGATGGAAAACTGAAGGAGCACATTACGGCAGAACCAGATGTGACGATTCGGAAGATTGATGAAGACACTGAATTCATCATTTTGGCAAGTGATGGCCTATGGAAG GTGATGACAAATCAGGAGGCTTGTGACTGTATCAGGGATGAGGATGATGCGCAAAAAGCATCCAAGAAGTTAGTCAAAGAAGCTAAATCTCAGGGAAGCTATGATGATATTTCATGCATAGTTATTATATTCTAG
- the LOC114421453 gene encoding N-acetylglucosaminyl-phosphatidylinositol de-N-acetylase-like isoform X2, which produces MAFILIIASLVLFLWIVSLCKVLLLPRIPFAKHFTNNNGRAFRKRNVLLVIAHPDDESMFFTPTINFLTSKGHNVQILCLSIGDADGKGNIRKQELFQACVALKVPMQQVKIVNHPDLQDGFGKVWNHSLLAKIIEEEITSRCIDMIITFDSYGVSGHCNHRDVHYGVCKLLHDILQRDIEVWELCLVNEHSRRSGIAMAQHSSQWVWFRKLFVTLSSYTYMNTLRKVK; this is translated from the exons ATGGCCTTCATTCTCATAATTGCTTCTCTTGTTCTATTTCTGTGGATCGTTTCTCTTTGCAAAGTTCTCCTTCTCCCCCGCATCCCTTTCGCCAAACATTTTACGAATAACAATG GCAGAGCATTTCGGAAGAGAAATGTCTTGTTGGTTATTGCTCATCCCGATGACGAATCCAT GTTCTTTACTCCAACTATAAATTTTCTGACTTCAAAGGGGCATAATGTTCAAATACTTTGCTTATCTATAG GTGATGCAGATGGCAAAGGAAATATCAGAAAACAAGAGCTTTTTCAGGCTTGTGTAGCCCTCAAG GTTCCGATGCAACAAGTGAAGATTGTCAACCATCCTGATCTGCAG GATGGTTTTGGTAAAGTTTGGAACCATAGCTTATTGGCAAAGATTATTGAGGAAGAAATAACCAGTCGTTGCATTGATATG ATTATTACCTTTGACAGCTATGGTGTCTCAGGTCATTGTAATCATCGTGATGTGCATTATGGAGTATG CAAGCTACTGCATGATATTTTACAAAGGGATATTGAAGTTTGGGAGCTT TGCTTGGTAAATGAACATTCCCGTAGGAGCGGTATTGCAATGGCCCAACATTCAAGCCAGTGGGTGTG gttccgcaaGCTTTTTGTAACCTTGTCCAGTTATACCTATATGAACACTCTTAGAAAGGTAAAGTAA
- the LOC114421453 gene encoding N-acetylglucosaminyl-phosphatidylinositol de-N-acetylase-like isoform X3: MAFILIIASLVLFLWIVSLCKVLLLPRIPFAKHFTNNNGDADGKGNIRKQELFQACVALKVPMQQVKIVNHPDLQDGFGKVWNHSLLAKIIEEEITSRCIDMIITFDSYGVSGHCNHRDVHYGVCKLLHDILQRDIEVWELVSTNILRKYSGPVDIWLSIFLTMLHTNGTMQCLVNEHSRRSGIAMAQHSSQWVWFRKLFVTLSSYTYMNTLRKVK; this comes from the exons ATGGCCTTCATTCTCATAATTGCTTCTCTTGTTCTATTTCTGTGGATCGTTTCTCTTTGCAAAGTTCTCCTTCTCCCCCGCATCCCTTTCGCCAAACATTTTACGAATAACAATG GTGATGCAGATGGCAAAGGAAATATCAGAAAACAAGAGCTTTTTCAGGCTTGTGTAGCCCTCAAG GTTCCGATGCAACAAGTGAAGATTGTCAACCATCCTGATCTGCAG GATGGTTTTGGTAAAGTTTGGAACCATAGCTTATTGGCAAAGATTATTGAGGAAGAAATAACCAGTCGTTGCATTGATATG ATTATTACCTTTGACAGCTATGGTGTCTCAGGTCATTGTAATCATCGTGATGTGCATTATGGAGTATG CAAGCTACTGCATGATATTTTACAAAGGGATATTGAAGTTTGGGAGCTT GTTAGCACCAATATTTTGCGCAAATATAGTGGTCCTGTTGATATCTGGTTGTCCATATTTTTGACCATGCTGCACACAAATGGAACAATGCAGTGCTTGGTAAATGAACATTCCCGTAGGAGCGGTATTGCAATGGCCCAACATTCAAGCCAGTGGGTGTG gttccgcaaGCTTTTTGTAACCTTGTCCAGTTATACCTATATGAACACTCTTAGAAAGGTAAAGTAA